The DNA region tcaccatcaccaccaccctctattgctgccaacttacaccaccattggcaccaccaccaccaccaccaccatccgatcaccgccgccgccgccaccaccgccctaccgtcaccactggtgttgccaccgccgccgccgccgccctaccgccaccaccaccataatcgccgccaccacaaccctatcgccaccaccaccataatcgccgccaccaccgacaccacaaccaccaccctatcgccaccaccaccaccaccaccattgcctccaccctccaccgtcaccaccaccctactaagccgccaccgccttactaccaccaccacaccctatcgtcgccaacaccacaaccaccatcgctgccaccaccgccaccaccgatgttaccgccaccaccaccgccgcccccctaccgccaccacaaccaccaccaccaccattgcctccaccctccactgtagccgccaccgccttaccaccaccaccaccaccctatcatcaccacccccacaaccaccatcgctgccaccaccaccaccaacctatctccactatcaccaccaccgccaccaacaccaacctaccaccattgccaccaccaccaccaacctaccactacttccatcaccaccgccaccaccgttataatcacctccatatttgatttttattttatatcattattcaatacttcattaaacataaaattgcattaatttaaacgatatggtaaattatacagtgtatgtccaaacgctggatagtataagaaagttatcagggcttatactatcaggcctaatactatcaggccttatactatcaggtcttatactatacgtcgcaccaaacgggcacttatatattattaagattacatcaaagagaagaaaaggccgtagagaaaaaaaaatgacccACTTCTCTTTTTTTGTTAACTATAAGCCTGGCCCATCCCATCCCAAAATCCCATCTCACCCATGACCCACTTCTCTTCTTTCTCACCTATGACCCACCTATCTTCATCCGCACACACACAGGCCACAACACACGGTTTCTGGaggggtaaatagccaagttggtccccTAAATGTATCAGCCACCATCAAGttagtccctaaacttctaaaatgcatCCCGCGGTCCCTAGATGTGGCAAAAGACATTCAagttagtccctgacgttaaataATGTGACGGACGTTAACGGAATCtgacatggattttttttttgtgaaagctgaagcttatgtggcatttgaactcaaaaaattaataaaataaaatagttaaacaaataagaaaattacttcagtaaataaaaaaattctaaccctaaattaatcttcatcatctcaccatcttcatcttcatcaccacACCAGAACCTCCTCCCATTCTGCTTCCAAATTCAAATGGGTTGCTGCTTCAGCAAAGTCACAACCCAAAACCCACAAAACCGAAAAGAACCAGTAGCAACCCCATGTGAAATCCTCACTCCCCAAATCAAATCCAACCCATGAAGAACCCCCACCACCGGCAGAAGAGGAATCATTGAAGGAGGAGTCGCTCATCCAGATCGCACCACCACCGCTAGAAGAGGAGCCGCTCATCCAGATTGCACCACCATCGTATTCAACATCAACATCAGATCTAAAACCCCCCATAAACCATTGCTTGCAGATCTGGATGAAGTTGTTGTTGGGGGAAATGGGTTATGGGTTCAATTTTTCTAGGTTCTGGCCTTCTGGGTTCAATTTGAATTGTATGGGTTATGAGTCAGAAATCGGAGGGGAACATGGGTTTTGGATTCAATTTTTTTGGGTTCTGGGTTCAATTCTTTCTGGAATaggaagataatttttttttccttcagttACTTTTTACAGATTCAACCGATAATTGCTTCATCAAGGGTAGTGTTGGAGCTTAAGGATGTTGAATATCAATGGCATGCGTTTATTAAAAATGGAAACACGGTTTATGTTGGGTTACTATGGATTCCTGCTGTTTTGATTTATCTAATGGATATCCAGATTTGGTATGCAATATATTCatctttgaaaatgaaattgtgGATTTTTTGGGAATCAAACCTTTCTCTAACACAAGAGGGAACAAAGGTTTGATTTTTATCAACGAAGAAGACAAGAAGAGGAAGGAGGAATATGAAGGTTTTGAGTTTTGTAGGTTCGAAAGTTTGAAGGTTTTGAGTTTTAAGATGAAGTTTCTGAGTTTTGTGAGTTGAAGGGTATGAGGTTCAAGTTTGAAGGTTCTGGGGTTTgaatttgaagatgaagatgaagataaagatgaaggtTATGAAGAATGAAAATGGATTAGTGTTAAAAACAACCAGGATTAATTTGGGGACTTTTGTAAAAATGGTGAATTTTACATTGGGGACTAGTTTGCCAtattcagggactaatttgacgtcCTAACATTCCAATTCCACATAAGCATTCCAGctgggaaaaaaaaataaaacaaaaaaaattcgtTAACGTCCGTCAACATTATTTAACGTTAGGGACTAACTTGAATGTCTTTTGCTACATCTAGGGACCGCGGGatgcattttagaagtttagggactaacttgaaggcggctgacacatttagggaccaacttggctatttacccgttTCTGGAGCAAACCCATTTTCTCCTCCTTCCTTTGTCCGCTGTCGGCCGCCACTCGCCAGCCCTCATGTAACATCTCATCTCACCCATGACCCActtctcttctttctcacatatgACTAGAATCTCGAGATACTTAAGAGATAATTAATCTTATACGAATAAAAGTGAAGATGCaatgtaaacaaaaaaaattcatataattaaatttgataaaTTAGTTTTCCACTTACTAAATTAGATCGAaaagaccaaaaaaaaaaaagattcgaTTTGTTTCTTCTTTACCAAAGTAAGCACCTGACACATCAATAATTTCAATTTGTCATTAACTTGAGTTTGGGTTCCATTTTAATTTCCATTTGTGTATCTTCTATCCTACAATTAAAGGATTTGAATTCACTATTCATGGTAAACTTTTTTTGTACGGGAGAGTATATTGGGCTGGGCCTTGCTATGCTATTCTCCTTGTTTCCCTTTGATTCAACGTGTTGCTTAGATCATAGCCTAATTTCTTGGATAGCTTGCTGCTGGCCTTTCACCTACTTCATCATCCTCTTGAAGTAGCTACCTCTGTTCCAGAACCTTCTCTCGGTAATAGTTGTTAAGAGATGTTTTGCTATCTAATATCCAGTTAGTTGTACATGAGCTCTTCCCACAAATGCTTGTCGTCAAAGGAGGGGATTGGCGACCTCTGCTGCTTGTGTTATTTGCAATAATGGAGACAAATTTGACTCCCTAAATGCAATTACCTTGGTGAATTCTGCTTCGAGACATATTTATGCTTCTCTCGTTTGGGATATTAAGTATTTATTATGTTAGGAGGATTCGCGGGTGGAggtatataaaatattatttattattattattattattattttaactaAAGCTCCATCACACACAAAGACACATAGCTGAATGagtcaaacaaaacaaaacatgaTCCAACACTACAAGCACCACAAACAACGTTTACATTACCATTCACATTATTCACCCCATTTCACACCCAACTCTCTCTCACTCCTTCGATCTTCCACTCCCAAAACCTGCTTCAATTCCATTCTCATTCTCTGCACTTCCATCGCCCTCTCCTTCACCAACGCTGATTCCGCCTACGCCTTCGTCGTCACGCCGCCGAGGAAGTTGCAGTCCGATGAACTCGCCACTGTTGTCTACATCACCAACCTTGCTGTCAAGTAACCTTTTTAGTGTTCATTGTTGCTGTTTTAGGATACCCTTTTGCTTTGTTTTGTGTTTTTGAATGTGGGTTTTTGTGTTTAGGCAGGATGCGTTTACGTTGGATGTGTTGGAGGTTCCTCAAGGAAGGGAATATTGTGACCAATTATCACGTTATTCCGGGTGCTTCTGATCTCAGGTTGGTTGCTTCTGCATTAGACTTGTACTCTATGCATTTTGTTTCTAGTTTAATCATTCCTGACTTGAATGCTATTTGTTGTTGTCTTGTTGATGATTGAATACAGCATTACTGACTACGTCATGAATATGACAATCTGATTCTTATATTGCAGTTTGGACTTGACCACACTCTTACAACTGGTGTCATCAGGTATGAATTGAAAACCTTAAAGTGAATATTTAAATGTAACTTTTCACCTCCTCATCAACTATGAAAAGAGTTTCTACTTTGCtattccttttccttttctcatGTGGGTTATACATGCTAAAACATTTTATTTAGGTGTCTAAAAATAGCAATGATAGTCATCTTGTTCTCAATGCGTTCcgaatatcaatttttttaattagcaGCACTAGGGATGACGACTGGAAGACATTGACATTCATCACTTTCATTAACATCTGTCTGATGTTTATGCAAAATTTAAGTAAAATAATGATAAATGAGACTGCATCCATTGTACttaaaataaataatgtgaCTGCTTCAAGTTTCAATCTGCATACAATTACtcacaaataaaataaatgagggGGAGTAGGGTTCAAGAATTAGACAAAAAGACATTTCGTATTATAGAAACTCTTGTGAAAAATCGTATTGTTCTTCAAATGGTGCGCCTCTAATCCCTTTGCTGAATTAAAGACGAGTCATAGTTCCTGCAAcatcttctcttctttttctttgaaaGTTCAACTTTAAGCAAGACAAATCATATGGTAAATACATATTGTTTTTTAAACGCATGCATGTTAAACACATAATATACTTATGCTGAAAAACTTGGGCGAGAAatgtttgatttattttattacaATTTTCCTTTTGTATTGATTGTATTTTTTGATACATAATTCTCAATAGTGGACTTCGGTGAGAAATTAGTTCCGCTGCTACTGGTCGTCCAATTCAAGATGTTATACAGACAGATGCAGCTATTAATCCTGGTAACAGTGGAGGGCCACTCCTAGATAGTTCTGGAAACCTCATTGGGATAAATACAGCTATATACTCCCCATCTGGTGCATCCTCTGGTGTTGGATTTTCTATTCCACTGGATACTGTGAGCTTTGACTCTTCTCTTTCTTTGCCTAATTCTTCCTTCACAAAGACATCTTTCCATAGAAACACatctttcttttttcatattttctatAATAACTCACgtgctttttattttatatatctaGGTAAATGGCATTGTTGACCAGTTGGTGAAGTTTGGGAAGGTGACAAGACCTATTTTAGGTATCAAGTTTGCTCCAGATCAGTCTGTGGAGCAGTTAGGGGTAAGTGGAGTCCTCGTCTTGGATGCTCCTGCCAATGGTCCAGCCGGAAAAGCAGTAAGTTAATTCTTTATATCTGTAAAtgatgaaattcattcttattAGAGTCAAGCCAAAAGCTCTAATAGTAGCATGGATTACATATTACCATAAAAACATCCTATTTACTTCCACCAAACCCACTCAAGCTTGCCTCAAATACTGGTCCAAGGACCTATACAACACTCATTTTTCTTATGTGTAAGCTTCATTTATATGGTGTCTTATTTTATGTTACTCATTGAAATGGttgatttattttattacaATTTTCCAATGGTTAGGGATTTGGCTGATGGAGCTGGTCAAATTTCTATTTTGTAGGGCTTGCAATCAACAAAGCGTGATTCATATGGTAGACTCATTTTAGGAGACATCATAACATCTGTGAATGGTACGAAGGTTACTAGTGGAAGTGATTTGTATAGAATTCTTGACCAGTGTAAAGTGGGTGATAAGGTATGGTGCTGATCCATTTTCTCTGTACTCTTGTGTCTGTTTGGAATGTCTCATTTGTTAATTTCAATATAAGGTATAGCTTTTTCCATTTGAAAAATTCTTATTAAAATCCTGGGGTTTCCCATTAAAAAAATGGAACATGTTCAAATTTGATTGATCTTTATGTTTAAGGATATGGTTGACACAATaatcagcaacaacaacaaccaaagcCTCTTTTCCCATTAGGTGGGGTCAACTATATGGATAGCATTATGCCACAATGTCCTACAATGAATAATGACAGGCTATTTCATTCTAAATCTCTCTTAATTGTTTAACCTACaacttttcttggtcttcctCTTGCTCTAGTTGTTAGATTATCCTTTATCTGGTCTGCCTTCTTTACAGGTGCTCCTACATATCCAATCCATTGATGACCAAACCACCTAAAGACAAGACCGCTATCATCTTTTATACAATGAGAGCTACCCCAATTTCCTCTCTGATGATTTCATTCATAATCCCATTGTCCTGTGTGATCATTCCTCCATCAGATTATAACATTAGCCTTACTTTCTTGTTGGTTCTTTACCGTCCAATATTCTATCCGTGAAGATTTGTAGGTATTATAGCAGTAcagtaaaaaaattcttttaaatATGTAGTTATAGAAGTTCCTCTACATATTAAGTTACATTGCCCAATCTGAAGCTGATCAATTATCCTAGTTTGATACTTAAGATGTTAATATTCAGGTGACTGTGGAGGTTTTGCGAGGTGACCACAAGGAGAAGATCCCTGTCATCCTGGAGCCAAAGCCAGATGAATCATGATATGCAAGTCATTCAGCGTGTATATACACATTTCTTGTGCCAGGGAATGCAGCTGTTTTGTGTGTATTCTTAGGTTGTTTCCCTATAAAGGATCACCTAACTGTAAATATGTATGTACTACAGGACTGGCACCTGATCGTGATCATCCATGAACTTTTTGATTACTAAACTTGTTGTAACTAACCACGTCTACTTGCCCTAATAGAAGTTCAGAGAAAAGCGAGAATGATAAGAAACATCATGTTATTCAATCTATGCTCACTGCGGTGACGATTCATATGGAAACTGGTTATGTTTGCATTATTTTTTTTGGGTGAAATGGTTTTTTGTTTctgttatcatttttcaaaaagaaaatctaGAAAAGGGAAGTCAGAGTATAATTGAAAGTAATAATTATGCCAAAATTGAAATAAGCCTTTGAAATTCTGCGGTGAAATGTTTTTTTGTTTGCTGTGTATAGCCAAGTAAACAAAAAACAGATTGAAATTTAAATCTAATCTCTAAATTTActaatttgattttaaaatatagatatATTATGAATATAAGAAGGTAGAGATTTTCTCTTTGTACATGTAACATGAGAGGCAAGGCCCAAGCAAAAGAAAGACTAAAGCACTGCACTACGAAGAAAAGAGACTCCACCCATATAGTCAACTGGAAGTCTATGTTCTGATGCACCCTGATCATATGTATCTTTGTTTTGGCATCGCTTTCTCTATTTATCCACCCGCCTATTATAGTAAGTAACTAAGTAGCTATTGATTGGTTCATTCCGTTTGCATATttacttaatatatatatatatatatatatatatatatatatatcctctATATATTGAACACAGTAGCTTACTTTTAAGTTGCTGCCCTGAAACTTTCTTTGAGCTTGCATTCTTTTTTCTGCAGGAGCAGGAAAGAGCATTCACTGACGTATGTCATTGTCTcccatgtttcttttttatttaaaactGTGCTTCCAGCATTGAGATTCCTACACATTGTGATTGTCCTATCTGATAGAGGAAAAGCTTGCCTAGGTATGTTCTTGTTCTATACCAGACACGTTGAAATTATGCTTGCTTTTAATCTATATAAATGTTGTGGGAACTTCTAACTCTTGTTTATTGTCTAAACTACAGTCTTTCTGGTCATGCCAAGTGTTGGTGGCATGGCTTGATAGGTCTTAAAGTCATAAACACAATGAAAACTGATGAGAGTGTTGATTTTAAGAGCATGTTAGATGCATTGCCAAGTTTTGCAGCTCATGACAATATTACCTGTAGTTTGGAATTGTAGTGTTGTTATCCATTGATAGGTATGCTTATGTAGAAGTTTGACGTTACTGATGTCTGATGTGCATAGGTAGCCAGTTTTTCGCTGTTTTACTCTGCTTCTAATGAATGGTGGAGCCAGGTGTGTACATTGCAAGATCAGACCAACCCCAAGAGCTTGAGTCGCCAAAATTCAGCTTCAGTCTAATTTTAGTATCAGAGCAATGCAGCTCCTTGATCTGTTAACTCATTTTTCATGGTGGCTCTTGTCCGATACAGAGGATCTCAAGTCGTCAAGGATGATTGGTTTGGGTAAGCAAATTGAGGAAGGGCTATACTATTTGCATGACGCATCGATTTTCAAGACAAACTATTCAAGTACATTCAACACTTTCACTTAGGGCATTTATCTTAGGATGCAAGTTTTGTCTCAGTTTTACTCTTCTATTCCTGTATACAAAACTGGTGTTTGTGATATATGTCAGGTAGCAAAGCAAAAATGCTTACCATTTTCGTATTAGTTATAGTAGAGCCTCTAAACTATTTGAATTCATTCATCTAGAAAAATAGGGTCCCTATTCTACTTGTTCAATTCATGGCTGTAAAGCATAGCATATCTAGAAATACTATATCAACACCTAGTTTGTGGGGAAGGCATTACTATTTCATTCCAATTTGCCTAAAAAATGaatctggatttttttttattgtaccCTACATATGCTTCCTTAATATTAGTGGATGTGAATTAAACCTAAGGAAAGTGTTAAATGCACTCATTAAATTGTAATGAAGTAGAACTCTTGCAATGAGGAGGTTGATAATTAAGTTTTTTCTTTAGGCTTgataaacattctttcttaaagaGGTATATCTCCACACAACACGCCTCTACTAATTATAAATGATAGAAAATTCATCTCTATTATTATTCTGTAAAATACCACCATTATTATTGGTTTGATTACTTAGCACATTCAAGTGTTTTTGCTTTGTATCTTGTGAGAAAAGAAATCGTTGAGAATTGTTGAAATAAGTCAGAAATATATTTGAAGGAAGTTGCGGTGTCGCCAGATAATGAAAATTTCGTCCCAATTGGATTTACAACTCTTATTAAAAGAAGACATACATGAACCCAGTTCATTGTttcatatatatagatagatgatATATATGAATATCATAAGATGAAGGTAGCTAGGCCTCTTCATCGCAGACACAGGATCTCTAAGCATGACCCTATAGCTTCCAATGCAGAATTGTGGCCACATCTTTTACCTAACAAACAAGAAAATTGCAGTGGTGAAAGACCATACATTATTATTACACAGTGCTCCTAATTTTCTTTGCACAAAAGGAACGACTTCAATATGGAAAGTGATGGAGAATCTCCATTTACATTTATTAGGAAATATAGCTTGTAAAGAGGGAAATCACATAGTACATTTTAGAGAGGAGAATACTTAGGGAACCAAGATGAGGTCATTGATAATGGTTTTCACACGGAGAAAGAAGAAGCCAGGTCAAACTGGAGGCTCCAGAGCTCAAAAGATCCCTTAACAAAGTCATAGTATCCTCCTTTCAGTGCCAGAGTTTTGTTCACAAGGCCTTCTATCACAAATGGGTAGCTTAGCAGGTTTCCAAGGGAAACATTCACAGTTTCCTGCACAATACAATCCAACTTAACTTGTAAGTAAATTATCATGTATATTGCAGTTGAACATTATGTACAAATTAGTGAAAGATATTAGAAGATATGAATCAAGCTCGTGGCTTTTATTGCCTCATACCTTCTCACAATGTGTGCAGAGCTCTCCAAAAGGTGCATCCCCATGTTTTGCCTTCACCTTGGCCTTTGCAGGTAAACCAATGCTGACCCAGTCCTCAATAAAATCACTGCACACAGAAAATCAGAGATAAAAGAGTAAAGTTTCTTACTGAATCATGTCGGGATATATATAGAATGTCTAGTTCTCTCTACCAGAACCAACTATTCTAAAAGTTTAAGCTGTTTATGATTCTATATTATGTTTCTAATACGCCATAACTCATTGGACTTGAAGCGTGACCAATGCGAAATTATACTTTGgctgaaattcaattttttattagaataatgagAGCCAGTAAGGACTGAACTCTAAACCAATTGGTCAAAGAGGACCTGATACATTTTACTAGACACTGAAGAATTTGTGCTTCAATTATAATGTCAAGGGGTGAAAAATTGCTGGAGGAGTGTAATTTTTGTGCAAAGTAATGACTTACGTAGAGGTGGTTCCATCAAATGGGAAAGACAGAAGCCCCTTAATACCACCACAAGCACTGTGTCCAATGACCGCAATGTTGGACACCTGAAGGAAAATCATTTGGGTTAAAAATTCTTGATAAATCCCAGAATCATCAATGTTGACAGTATGCTTGAGATTGTGTGCAGTTTTGATATACCTTGAGATGAAGAACTGCATACTCAATGGCAGCCCCAGATCCACTGAATTTTGCCTGTATAAAATGAAGAAAGTAACCATTTTAGTGAATTGGATTAAGACAACTAAACAAGGCAAAAAAGGCACTTTTTTGTATGTACTGAAAAAAGACCTGGTCATATGGTCGAACCATGTTAGCAACATTTCTGACCACAAAGGCCTCTCCAGGCTGGAAGTCCAGCACATGAGATGGGCAGACTCTTGAGCCTGAGCAGGCAAACACCATATACTACAAAGAAAACCAAGCAAAACAAAGTTAGGcttcaagaaataaaaaatctcCAATCTAATAGTTTGTTAGATTATGCGGTTGGAAGCTTCATAATCACTTCTAAAGAGAAACTACAAAGCATAGTAACTTCTGGGATTGACGTGCTTTGAATTAATTGTGTCCACCGCCAATCCAAACATACTATCAATGCATGCTTAGCTTTACAAAGTTCTCAAAATCATGGTTTAGGAAAAATTAACAGGTTATTGCTACTTTTGCCAAAACCATGGTTCTGAGAGGTCTCCAGTGCaaattcaaatttcaacaaAGTTCCATTGTGTAAACAATTCGTCACAAAGTTAAGTACCGGTGGGCTCTGGCCTTTGGCAAGTTCTCCATACAAAGCTGGATTTTTGCTGtggaaaaattaatgaaaaagaaTGAGAAAGCTTAAGCCAAAAGAAAGGTAGACTATTATGAAGGTAAGGTATAATATAATGACTTACTCATACAAGTGTCAACATCCCGTTACTAAAAACATGGGGATCAATGTCTGCATCCTGAAACAAGTCTTTGACAATAATTGATGATCCTTCTTCTAACATAGGCATAGGGTTAATCTTGTGAGGCTTGTATGAAACATTGAATTGAGGCATTTTGACTCAAATAGGATGCTGTGTCGTTCTAAAAAGGATTCTTAAGACTTCGGATCCTCTCCGAGCCAAGATCTTTAAAGCGGTCTATCCCCCACACCCTTGTATGAAGCAAAAAGGGTTCGAGTTATGCTTGAACGATTATTTTCAATACAAGGTGGGTGTTTGAGGAAGGGGTAGAATGGAGAGTTGGTAATCACCAATCTATTGATATTTGGAAGCATGTTTAGGGTCCAGTTTAGCCCCATTATTAGAGAATATCTCTAGTTGGGTTTGTATCGCGTGCGTACACTTGATTTAGCCATTGTTCTGTGCACTGTTAGTTTGTTAGAAGCAATTGTTCTGTACACTACACTGTTTGTTCGTTAGAAGCAGTTAGCTCAGTTTCAGAGGCTTGCTTGAGAAGCTTCCTCTATTCTATATAAACTCGCATTGTATTCTGATTAAACgtaattaatgagaatattcagTTTTTTCCTTATATGTATTTCCTAACAAATGTCTTTCTTAAAACTTTTAAGAACACGTTAAGTGAGTAAAACTCTCTCAATAAATTATTCTTCATACGCCGTATCTAGAGATCAAATCCTAGACTTAAAAGGTTAAGAAGCTCAGCTATTTAAGCGTTGGATTAGATGTTGTTggtattttttcatattttataaaaataaaacttgtgTATTATCAATAAGTTAATAAAACTTGTGTTTCAGGTTGTTGGCTCTGTTGTTGGAGAGGCATCAAGTGTGTTTGACATTGCGTCTGATAGGGTGGATTCTGTGGGTATGTCTCCTTCTCAGTCCCAGAATTGTGTTTATGAGCGCGCTCAGAAGATGTGGACCGTTGGCAAAGAGTTAGGGCTTGTTTGGGATGGTTCTGATGAGGAGGTCATTGAAGGATGTGTGTAACATCTCAGGCATACTCACCCTAATAAGTATGGGTCCCTGTGAGGCTCTAGTTCTTTGTGATTTGGGTTGTTTTTCTTTCGCTttgcttgtttttttttttttggattattTTGGTCAGATTTGGGTTCTTATGTCTTATTGGACAAGTTTTTTCTTAGGAAGTTTTAAAGACAGATTTAGGGAATGTTGTACTTTTTTTCGTTCCCTAAAATTTTTCCCAggaaggttttaacgaggcacgTGTCCTAAGTGTGGTCTTTAgggtgattttgtttggttgagtTTATTGGTTTGTCATATCCATGAGAGAGTTATTTTCATGAAAtcttatttaataatatatatcttttgctttaaaaaaaacaacGTGTCTTATGATGAATGAATGGTGGTGCTTGTGCTTCCAAGTCTTAAATTACATTGACCAAATTATGGATGTTCATTTTGTAAACAATACATATTGTCactttaatatatataatgacTAGGTTTTTTCTTGATAGATTGGATTTCCACATGGAAATATCAACATTATCTGTGGAATAATTTAGAAGGAAAAAGATAAAAAAGTCATATACAATGTTGTTAGTTGCAAATAACCAAGTGGCAGAAACTGTtcccaaagaaagaaaaagaaatggtTGTCCCTTTATCTCTCCTGCCCGAACTGCCCTATCGCCTACTTTTCACATTTTCAAACCTGCCCGACCTGCCCGTCGTGGAAAAACCTTTCCCTCTGTCACAAGCACTCTCTCTTTCTCGCTCCCTCGCTTTCCtctctcctcttcctcttcctccaatACCGCACTTTCTCTTTGGAATTTGGACTCCATTCACAACTGGgtttctctcattctctctgtTGCTTCCATTTTCATCCTTCACCACTCACTCTGCATGTGTTGATCCTTCAAATTCTTCTTTTTTGTTCAGTGTGTGTTGGGTTTCAGATTGTTCAATTATTTGATGGAATTGGTTTTTCTGTGTCGGGTTTGAGTCTTTTGGGGATGGAAACTTGATTGTGAGAGTTTTTGGAAGATGGGGTATGGGGATAATAATGCAATTCAAGCTGGGAGTTTGGATGTGGACAAGTCAAAGGGAAGCAAGAAGAAGGTTGATGATGGTGCAAAGAAGGAGAGAGGATGGTGGTTTAGATTCAGTTTCTTTGGGAGCTGCATAC from Lotus japonicus ecotype B-129 chromosome 2, LjGifu_v1.2 includes:
- the LOC130739337 gene encoding carbonic anhydrase, chloroplastic-like, which produces MVFACSGSRVCPSHVLDFQPGEAFVVRNVANMVRPYDQAKFSGSGAAIEYAVLHLKVSNIAVIGHSACGGIKGLLSFPFDGTTSTDFIEDWVSIGLPAKAKVKAKHGDAPFGELCTHCEKETVNVSLGNLLSYPFVIEGLVNKTLALKGGYYDFVKGSFELWSLQFDLASSFSV